The stretch of DNA TTAGTAACCATTTAAGTGGTTTTGATATTGCAGTGCAAACTTATGTACTGCGTAACCATATTCCCATGCTTAAGTTCTTTTTGAAGCGTGAACTCATGTATGTGCCCTTTCTTGGTTTAGGTTGTTGGGCACTTGATATGCCTTTTATGAGTCGAACCAGCCCTGCTAAGTTGAAGAAAAACCCGAAGTTAAAAGGTAAGGATTTAGAGAGCACCCGTAAAGCCTGTAGAAAGTTTCGTTTTATGCCGACCTCGATTATCAACTATGTCGAAGGCAGTCGCTTTACCGAAGAAAAACATAGACGCCAAGACTCACCTTATCGCTATTTATTACGCCCAAAAGCAGGCGGTATTGCTTTCGCTTTATCAGCGATGGGAGAGCAGTTTACTAACGTGCTGAACGTGACTGTACTTTATCCTGAAGTGTTTAAGAAAGATGCTTTGCATGAAGTGATGCATGGTCGTTTGAAAAAAATTGTGGTGCGGATCAAAATCCTTCCTGTACCTGAAGTTGATAATAAGCGCTACTTCTCTGAGGCGAGTTATCGTGTCGAGTTTCAGCGCTGGTTAAACCGGCTCTGGCTAGAAAAAGATGAAGAGATCCACCAGCTAATGATAAAACATGGCGCGCCAACGGAACAAATTGCAGAGAAAAAGCCAGCAGAGTAAGCGATTGAACATTTGAATAAAGGCGCACTAACGGTGCGCCTTTTTATTGCTTGATCTACGCTAGCCATGGTTATCCAATCCAGCTCCCAAAGTCGCCCTTCGCTAAAGTTGCCTCTTACCTCTATTAGCATCATAAATAATTCATTTAATAATGGGTAATATTCACAATCGCTTTTTATAAGTAATGTCAGCTACTTAAAGTCCATTAATCACTTAAACAATATTGCTCATCTCATTTTATTAAAAATCAGTCAAACCCTTGAGCCCAACACCTAGACAGCAGTACGTTCGACCTATATATTAACACCGAAATTAACAGCTTGTTAACACTTGTTTCTACCGGGGTACATTAAATGCCGATAACTTGGTTCCATTTTAAAAATGCC from Shewanella sp. Choline-02u-19 encodes:
- a CDS encoding acyltransferase is translated as MLNFLPGSFLYFMSTTLLIINTIVWTSLISLGGIIKLVVPFTAGRVLLTRLMNRFMWGWATCNGGILMLLADMEWDVEGLDNLDKKSWYLLISNHLSGFDIAVQTYVLRNHIPMLKFFLKRELMYVPFLGLGCWALDMPFMSRTSPAKLKKNPKLKGKDLESTRKACRKFRFMPTSIINYVEGSRFTEEKHRRQDSPYRYLLRPKAGGIAFALSAMGEQFTNVLNVTVLYPEVFKKDALHEVMHGRLKKIVVRIKILPVPEVDNKRYFSEASYRVEFQRWLNRLWLEKDEEIHQLMIKHGAPTEQIAEKKPAE